The Bdellovibrio sp. ZAP7 DNA segment ATCTATTCCTGCAAAAAAGGGCACTTGGTTGCTTGAAAGCTTCGGTAAGATGATTCTTGAACCCAGCATTATTCCTGAATACGTAGAAAAAGAAAAAGGTACGGTCGAACTTGAGATCGGCCGCCCAGGTCCTATCTCTGAAACATTGGGTTTTAATCCAATGGACTATATCTATCCGGCATATTTCAAAGGTCCAAGCTTTATGAAGAGTGAGTTTGGAATCTCTGATAACGATGATAAATTCACTCGCACGGAAGAACAGCTTTCCAATCGCCGTCTGCAAGTGGATCAGCTGAAAACGCACTATGCTGATTGGTATTACCCGGCAAACATGAAGCTTTTCGTGGCCGGTAAATTCGATCGCGCCCAAGTTATGGCCGAGATCGATAAACGGTGGGCAAGTATGCCAGCCCGAGAAGGCAAAAAGCTAAAAGCTCCACCAACACCAAAACCCGCAGATCGCCCTTATGTTCGCCGTATTTTGTGGGAAGACACGCCGTATGTCTATATCGGTGGTAAAGCTTGGAATAGATCATTTAAGGACATCGTTATTGCAGCCTCTTATATGGACTTTCTTTCGCATCGTTTGATGAAGGAAATTCGTAACGTCAAAGGCCAGACTTATTCTGCGAGAAGCTTTGATTACTACTCGTATGGTTATGGATATGGCGCTTTACAATTCCAAACTCCTAAGGAGCATCTGCAAGAGAATGTCGATATCGCAAAATCATATTTGCAAAACGAAGCTCGTGACGGAAAATTCACCGAAGCGCAAATGAAAGAAGCGATCACTCTGTATCTTTCCGAATATCAACTGATGGGTCGTGACGCTGAAAAGATGATGCATCTTGCTGGTAATTATGAAAATCAACTTGTCGAGTATGGCTCTTTCAAGTCGCCATTCGAGATTCTTCAAAATGTCACCTTGGAAGACTATAATAAGAGCCTGCAAGCAACGTTTGATGAAAAGCATGCCTATGACGTGGTTTATACTCCGGCGATGTTTTTCTCCTTCGACGTTTATGTGATGTATTTCCTGGTGGCGGTGGGCTCATTCATTGGGTTGCGTAGACTGTTTACAAAACCCTTTGCTCATGATCGCCTGCAATGGATTCGTAAAGTTAAGTATCCTCCAGTGAAAGCTTTGGAAGCCCTGGGTGTGATTGTTATGTATTACGGGGTTATTCACACGCAACTATTCCTAAGCTCTCTGTTCACGAGCTCGCAGTTCGTGCAGTCGCATTTATTCTTGTCACAATATGTGTATGGGGCCGTGTGGATGTTTGCGACGATTCTGGTCGCACAGGGTGTGTTCTCGTTGATGCCAAGAAAGCTTATGGTGGTTGATGGTAAGCTGATGATCAAGAGTCTAACTTACTATTCGAAAGTTATTCCTTTGGATCAGATCGCGAAGGTTGAGTCCTTTAACTACTTTAAGAAGGCCTTTAATTTTAAACTTTGGATCAAGCAAGTGAACTTCAGATACTTCTTTGTGAACCCAATGTTCTGGCAAAAAGGTCTGATGATTGAACTGAAGAATGGGAAGGCCTATTACTTCAGCGTGAATGACGCCGAAAAGTCCTGCAAAGAGTTGGTAGGACTCCTCCCAGGCAAAGATAAAACAGACGGCGAGATTTCTAAAGCCGCTTAAAACGAAAAAAGCCAGAGTCTCCTCTGGCTTTTCTTTTTTCGCGATTCAGCGATTAGAACTTATTAATTTTATCAACCAATTCAGGGTAGTCGATGAACGGGTTTCTGTTACCTTGAACAGCTAGGATCGCATTGTTGCGAGCCATTTCTTCTTCGTCCACTGGATCTTCTTTATCCCATTTACGCAAGAAAGCTTCTTGGCGTGGGCTGATTGGCAAGCTGTAGTGTACAGAGAAATAGAACAATGCACGAGCTACGTTCCCTTTGTGAGCTTGAGGTGGTTCGAAAACATCTGCTCCGCCACCGCCTTTTGGCTTACCGAAACGAGCTACTGGGCATTTCAATGTTTTGTTATCTTTTTCCACTTCACCGAACTCGTAGTTACCACGAGTAGAGTTCATTTCGTTGTCTGTTGGGTACAAGTGATGCAAATCAGATTTTTGCATTGCCACGTTGAACTGACCAGAGAAACGGCTTTGTGGCCATGTGTGCTCTGTGTTCAAGATGTTGCCATCTGGGTATTTACCTGGAGCTGGTCCACGACCAGAAGCAAATTCAGATTCAGTTCTGTAAACTTGGCAATAAACGTCTGGAAGGGCGTATTGGCCGTTTACTTTAGTCAAATAGTAAGTGCCCATCAACCAAGCGCGTGCACCATCATAACCAAGAGAGATATGTTGGTAGCAACCTTCGCCAGAGCAGTTTTCAGAAATTTTGTCGTAACCGTTTGCAACTTGTTTGTGTTGGTTGCGAAGGATGTAAGCGATTCTGCTTTTCAAAGCTTCGTTAGAAGCACCGTTAGCAAGATCTTGATAGAATTCTTCACCGTAGTAAGAAATTCCGTGAGAAAGGGGGGCGGCATTGATCGAGATCGCGAAGAACATCGAGCAAACAACTAGAACTAAAGAAAGCATTGCTTTCATGGGACCTCCATAGACAGGCATTTAACGGTGCCCGGTAGATACGCGATTCCATATTAATCGCTTATATGCGGTTTATCTTGCCCAATGGTTTGTCCCATCATCCAAAAAGAGGCAACTATCATTTCAAAATTGTTAAGGCCATGGGCGTCAATTGTGTAACAGATGAGCCGAACTAACGTTAAAACACAAATGAGCGTTAAAAATCTTAACAAAACGCTGACGTAGTCAACAGCGCTGCGATCTACTCGTAGAATTCGACTTTCTTTTCCTCAAGATCTGTTTGCTCAAGTAGCACCCTCAAAAAAATTGTTGTCGATTTTCGATCATAGTTCGTGATCTTCCATGAGAAGCCATCTTTGAATTTGATCACGTAGAGCGGATAGTTTGAAACCGACTGGTTCGGAGCGATCTGTTTGGCGGCGACAATGATTTCTTCAACTTGGTCGTAAGTGTATGTGTGAGATTTAAATGAAAAGAAGCTGTTAAGAATAATGCGATCTTCACGAAGATAGGAAATATCTCTTAGCATATTCATATAGACTGCAAGGCAGACGACTGCGCCCCATTTAAGCGCGTAAGGATAAAGTTTCTCCTCATCAAAGCCCTGCTTTTTTGCGTAAAGATAGCGCAGGATTTGGTAGTCGTGTTCACCATATTTTTTGCGTAAGATAATCGCGACCAAAGAGGGCATGCTAAGAAGTGCGTAAAAGAACGCGGGAATTGCAATAGCCATCTCTCCGACATGGTCGATCGCTAAAAATTTTGGCTGTAAGCTTAGATAGACATACCGAAGGTTGCCCAAGACATACACAAGTAAAAAACCTGTTATTGTCACAAGCACCACATAAAGGGCCAAAGAGAGAAATAAAATTTCGCTTAGCTGATTTCTGTGCGCATCTGTCACTTGCGACTCATCAATTGGGATCGGTCCCATCGAAGTTGTGTTTCGCATTAGCCAGTAAAATCCAAACGTCAAAAATCCTGTGAGCAGGGCCAGACTGATATCATAAACCAAATTCATTTCTTAGTCCTCGGGATGAACGCTTTCAATTTCACTTTCTAAGTGTATGCATAAAATACTTAATAAACAATATGCTGTTGTGTCGAAGTGGGGGTAAATATTAAAAGGCTTCTAGCCCGGGATATAGCTGGCGATCGAGGGAGATCAATGATACGTTTCCTTTATGGAAAAACCTTTCTCTCCCGCGGCTGATCGTAATAAAGAACCTATTTTGGAAGTGCTTAAGAAAGTGCTTCGTCCTGAAGACCAAGTTTTGTTGGAAGTGGGATCGGGGAGGGGTCAGCATGCTATTTATTTGGCGCCGTTTTTTCCTAAAACAACTTGGCAGCCAACTGAAACGAGTGAAAACCTGCCGATGCTAAGGGAAGCCATCAAAGAGTCGGGGATTCGTAATATCAGAACTCCGTACCGTCTTAAAATTGGCGAAGATGATTTTCCGATTCGTACCTATGACGTGGTTTTGACGGTGAATACCTTTCACATCATGCATTGGAAAGAGTGTAAGTCCTTTATCAAACTGATCAGTGGTCGCTTGGAAGAAGGCGGCAAAGTTCTGATTTATGGACCGTTTAACTATAATGGCAAGTTCACAACTCCTAGCAACGAAGAGTTTGATAAGACTTTG contains these protein-coding regions:
- a CDS encoding pitrilysin family protein — protein: MKKLIMTMFVIVLAQHSYAAEIGEDPYRKIEHITLKNGMQVFLAPSEEATTTELRLEVGVGWEVERQGEYGMSHLLEHVLFRDKQLKDEMTYLQLIKEAGGSANGTTMPRQTAYFGSIPAKKGTWLLESFGKMILEPSIIPEYVEKEKGTVELEIGRPGPISETLGFNPMDYIYPAYFKGPSFMKSEFGISDNDDKFTRTEEQLSNRRLQVDQLKTHYADWYYPANMKLFVAGKFDRAQVMAEIDKRWASMPAREGKKLKAPPTPKPADRPYVRRILWEDTPYVYIGGKAWNRSFKDIVIAASYMDFLSHRLMKEIRNVKGQTYSARSFDYYSYGYGYGALQFQTPKEHLQENVDIAKSYLQNEARDGKFTEAQMKEAITLYLSEYQLMGRDAEKMMHLAGNYENQLVEYGSFKSPFEILQNVTLEDYNKSLQATFDEKHAYDVVYTPAMFFSFDVYVMYFLVAVGSFIGLRRLFTKPFAHDRLQWIRKVKYPPVKALEALGVIVMYYGVIHTQLFLSSLFTSSQFVQSHLFLSQYVYGAVWMFATILVAQGVFSLMPRKLMVVDGKLMIKSLTYYSKVIPLDQIAKVESFNYFKKAFNFKLWIKQVNFRYFFVNPMFWQKGLMIELKNGKAYYFSVNDAEKSCKELVGLLPGKDKTDGEISKAA
- a CDS encoding endonuclease I family protein, which codes for MKAMLSLVLVVCSMFFAISINAAPLSHGISYYGEEFYQDLANGASNEALKSRIAYILRNQHKQVANGYDKISENCSGEGCYQHISLGYDGARAWLMGTYYLTKVNGQYALPDVYCQVYRTESEFASGRGPAPGKYPDGNILNTEHTWPQSRFSGQFNVAMQKSDLHHLYPTDNEMNSTRGNYEFGEVEKDNKTLKCPVARFGKPKGGGGADVFEPPQAHKGNVARALFYFSVHYSLPISPRQEAFLRKWDKEDPVDEEEMARNNAILAVQGNRNPFIDYPELVDKINKF
- a CDS encoding DUF938 domain-containing protein yields the protein MEKPFSPAADRNKEPILEVLKKVLRPEDQVLLEVGSGRGQHAIYLAPFFPKTTWQPTETSENLPMLREAIKESGIRNIRTPYRLKIGEDDFPIRTYDVVLTVNTFHIMHWKECKSFIKLISGRLEEGGKVLIYGPFNYNGKFTTPSNEEFDKTLKEKDPQSGIRSFEDVLAAMFKNGFELIKDYEMPSNNRMLYFRRLKFISKR